The following are encoded together in the Pygocentrus nattereri isolate fPygNat1 chromosome 3, fPygNat1.pri, whole genome shotgun sequence genome:
- the ntd5 gene encoding beta-2-glycoprotein 1-like produces MMETSVLFLLLLSVWALSTLAQPAAEVIEQCPDRILGNERRRTCPKKCQQDKDCANKRQCLCDGQCGLSCVAPGRTCPWPLPPGQHFDAVLLSPSPSFSALLEVRCHSGYTMANSLDAMIRRCQGDRQWSGDEPVCIEGSVEVKSAVPEAGVSCPLPDDELLSVEGSAAAGATVLYQCATGSVLVGNSENFCHENQTWRYPHPVCQRVFCPPPLEVDRGYLVAVQKSEYKVGDIIYYLCKKTYLLDGPNQVTCQSNGTWSAVPFCRARCPIPAQRSRVIVGGAKRWPYDLTDGMVTHGESVTFFCKHPQKHCSFTAAATCSDGQLTAPSCYLDPTWFQYKLYPHRLVSEIDPCDPADLEEAQQ; encoded by the exons ATGATGGAGACGTCTGTGCTGTTTCTTCTGCTGCTGAGCGTCTGGGCCCTCAGCACCCTCGCCCAGCCTGCAG CGGAGGTGATCGAACAGTGCCCCGATAGGATTCTGGGTAATGAGAGGAGGAGAACATGCCCAAAAAAGTGCCAGCAAGACAAAGACTGCGCCAACAAGCGTCAGTGCCTCTGTGACGGACAGTGTGGACTCAGCTGCGTGGCCCCAG GACGGACGTGTCCGTGGCCTCTTCCTCCCGGTCAACACTTTGACGCGGTgctcctctctccatctccctctttctctgctcttctggaggtGCGCTGCCACTCTGGCTACACCATGGCCAACAGTCTGGATGCCATGATACGCCGATGCCAGGGTGACCGACAGTGGAGCGGTGATGAACCTGTGTGCATAG agggcAGTGTTGAGGTAAAGTCTGCTGTTCCTGAGGCCGGTGTTTCCTGCCCTCTCCCAGATGACGAGCTGCTGTCGGTGGAGGGCAGTGCTGCAGCAGGAGCCACTGTCCTGTACCAGTGTGCCACGGG ATCCGTGCTGGTTGGAAACAGTGAAAATTTCTGCCATGAGAACCAGACGTGGCGTTACCCTCACCCCGTCTGTCAGC GTGTGTTCTGTCCACCACCGCTGGAGGTTGACCGCGGCTACTTGGTGGCCGTCCAGAAATCCGAATATAAAGTGGGCGACATCATCTATTACCTGTGTAAGAAGACATATCTGCTGGATGGACCCAACCAAGTCACGTGTCAGTCAAATGGCACATGGAGCGCCGTGCCTTTCTGCCGAG CCCGCTGTCCAATCCCAGCACAGAGGAGCAGGGTGatagtgggcggggctaagcgCTGGCCCTATGATTTAACGGACGGGATGGTCACTCATGGGGAGAGTGTAACGTTCTTCTGTAAGCACCCGCAAAAGCACTGCAGCTTCACAGCCGCGGCCACGTGCTCCGACGGACAGCTCACCGCACCCAGCTGCTACCTCG accCCACCTGGTTCCAGTATAAACTCTACCCTCACCGACTGGTGTCTGAGATTGATCCGTGTGACCCCGCTGACCTGGAGGAAGCACAGCAGTGA